The following proteins are co-located in the Paracoccaceae bacterium Fryx2 genome:
- a CDS encoding phage portal protein, whose amino-acid sequence MGWLDAFRRRGTGGPKEVRARLEGAMSQRRLRGWRPPMENINSLIASGGPRLLARSRELVVTNGYAANACEAFASNLVGDGIKPSSLIEDPALRDQVQRLWLAWTDEADADGLTDFYGLQAMVAREMFVAGECFVRLRPRRAEDGLLVPLQLQLLQSEMLPFERTEIAANGNRIRCGIEFDAIGRRQAYHFRRRHPGDSTDQSAMLPETVRVPAEEVLHIYRPIDAGQIRGLPHMAPAMVRLFLLDQYDDAELDRKKTAAMFAGFITKTAPEEQLMGEIEATDASGATVSLEPGTLQVLLPGEDVKFSSPADVGGGYEAFQYRTLLSVSASLGLPYHLVTGDVRQANYSSIRAELVEFRRRVEQLQHGVVAYQLCRPIWARWLETAVLSGALDLPDFAGSPARYRPVQWIPPRWDWVDPLKDIQAQVLAMEAGIVSRRKVVEATGYDVEEIDRENATDAKRAGAMGLHYRTSPGETQGARATPQTLPDTGASGADTQQGA is encoded by the coding sequence ATGGGCTGGCTTGATGCCTTTCGCCGCAGGGGAACCGGCGGCCCAAAAGAAGTGCGTGCCCGGCTGGAAGGGGCGATGTCGCAGCGGCGGCTGCGCGGCTGGCGACCGCCGATGGAGAACATCAACTCGCTGATCGCCTCGGGCGGGCCACGACTGCTGGCGCGGTCGCGCGAACTTGTCGTCACCAACGGCTATGCGGCGAATGCCTGTGAGGCTTTTGCGTCGAACCTGGTGGGCGACGGGATCAAGCCCTCGTCGCTGATCGAGGATCCGGCCTTGCGCGATCAGGTGCAGCGGTTGTGGCTCGCTTGGACCGATGAGGCGGATGCAGACGGGCTGACCGATTTCTACGGGCTGCAGGCGATGGTGGCGCGCGAGATGTTCGTCGCGGGCGAGTGCTTTGTGCGGTTGCGGCCGCGCCGAGCCGAGGACGGCTTGCTGGTGCCCTTGCAGCTGCAGCTGCTGCAGTCGGAGATGCTGCCCTTTGAGCGAACCGAAATTGCCGCAAATGGCAACCGCATCCGCTGCGGCATCGAATTCGACGCCATCGGGCGGCGTCAGGCCTATCATTTCCGCCGCCGCCATCCCGGCGACAGCACAGATCAGAGTGCCATGTTGCCCGAGACGGTCCGTGTTCCGGCCGAAGAGGTGCTGCACATCTACCGCCCCATTGACGCGGGCCAGATCCGGGGGTTGCCGCATATGGCACCGGCGATGGTGCGACTGTTTCTGCTCGACCAGTATGATGACGCCGAGCTTGACCGCAAAAAGACGGCGGCGATGTTCGCGGGCTTCATCACCAAGACAGCACCAGAAGAACAGCTGATGGGCGAAATCGAGGCCACCGATGCCAGTGGCGCGACCGTCAGTCTGGAACCCGGCACCCTGCAGGTGCTGCTTCCGGGTGAGGATGTAAAGTTCTCCAGCCCCGCTGATGTCGGTGGTGGCTACGAGGCGTTCCAATACCGCACCTTGCTGTCGGTCTCGGCCTCGCTCGGGCTGCCCTATCATCTGGTGACCGGCGATGTGCGCCAGGCCAACTATTCCAGCATCCGCGCCGAACTGGTCGAGTTCCGCCGCCGTGTCGAGCAATTGCAGCATGGTGTTGTTGCGTATCAGCTTTGCCGACCGATCTGGGCGCGCTGGTTGGAAACGGCAGTCCTGTCGGGCGCCTTGGATTTGCCCGATTTTGCAGGGTCACCCGCTCGCTATCGCCCCGTGCAATGGATCCCGCCGCGCTGGGACTGGGTCGATCCGCTAAAGGACATCCAGGCGCAGGTGCTGGCGATGGAGGCCGGGATTGTATCGCGCCGCAAGGTTGTCGAGGCCACGGGCTACGACGTCGAGGAAATCGACCGAGAAAACGCAACGGACGCCAAGCGCGCTGGGGCGATGGGTCTGCATTACCGCACCAGCCCCGGCGAGACGCAAGGAGCGCGCGCGACACCGCAAACCCTGCCTGACACCGGCGCGTCCGGGGCCGACACACAACAAGGAGCGTAA
- a CDS encoding phage terminase large subunit family protein yields the protein MSVPNSTASPRSVSTFVETDTFDGSDQLLRSWGRGLKPDADLTVSEWADAHRMLGSRASAEPGRYRTARTPYMREIMDALSPSSAVQRIVFMKAAQVGATEAGNNWIGFAIHHAPGPMLAVQPTVELAKRNSRQRIDPLIEESVALRELVKPARSRDAGNTMLSKEFAGGILIMTGANSAVGLRSTPARYIFLDEVDAYPASADEEGDPISLAEARSLTFAHRRKVFLVSTPTIRGLSRIEREYEASDQRRFFVPCPHCGQFQWLKFERLRWEKGRPEAAEYHCEGCDRPIPEHHKTALLEAGVWRATATAADPGTVGYHLSALYSPIGWLSWERIVRAWEAAQGSDEAIRAFKNTILGETWVESGEAPDWTRLYDRREAWKPGIVPQGGLFLTAGADVQKDRIEVDVWAWGRGGTSWLVDHIVIDGGPDHQGAWAELTKLLDRTWSHENGAQLRLAKLAVDTGYEAPAVYAWSRRQGVAQVAPVKGVEGFNRSSPVSGPTYVDVTDAGKRLRRGARLWTVAVSTFKAETYRHLGLPRPTREELATGVQHPPGTVHLPDWVESEWLKQLVAEELVTVRTKRGFARLEWQKLRERNEALDCRVYARAAAWIVGADRWSEARWVDLEAQVAGDGKNEGSQEKAAAGSIRAVRSPARRRTVASNYMR from the coding sequence ATGTCCGTGCCCAACTCGACAGCCTCGCCGAGGTCCGTATCGACCTTCGTTGAGACCGACACCTTCGACGGTTCCGATCAACTGCTGCGCAGCTGGGGCCGGGGCCTTAAGCCCGACGCCGATCTGACGGTGTCGGAGTGGGCCGATGCGCACCGGATGCTGGGATCGCGGGCCAGCGCTGAACCGGGGCGCTATCGTACAGCACGCACGCCCTACATGCGCGAAATCATGGACGCGCTGTCACCGAGTTCCGCTGTCCAGCGCATCGTATTCATGAAGGCAGCACAGGTCGGTGCTACCGAGGCCGGGAACAACTGGATCGGCTTTGCCATCCACCATGCGCCGGGCCCGATGCTCGCGGTGCAGCCGACCGTGGAACTGGCGAAACGCAACTCGCGCCAGCGGATCGATCCGCTGATCGAGGAAAGCGTGGCACTGCGCGAACTGGTCAAACCGGCGCGGTCGCGTGATGCGGGCAACACCATGCTGTCCAAGGAGTTCGCGGGCGGCATCCTGATCATGACCGGGGCGAACTCGGCCGTGGGGCTGCGCTCGACCCCGGCGCGCTACATTTTCCTCGATGAGGTCGACGCCTATCCGGCCTCGGCCGACGAGGAAGGCGACCCGATCAGTCTGGCCGAGGCGCGGTCGCTGACCTTCGCGCACCGGCGCAAGGTGTTTCTGGTCTCGACGCCGACGATCCGGGGGTTGAGCCGGATCGAGCGGGAATATGAGGCCAGCGATCAGCGCCGGTTCTTCGTGCCGTGCCCGCATTGCGGCCAGTTCCAGTGGCTGAAGTTCGAGCGGCTGCGCTGGGAGAAGGGGCGGCCCGAGGCTGCGGAATACCATTGCGAGGGCTGCGACCGGCCCATCCCGGAACACCACAAGACGGCGTTGCTGGAGGCAGGCGTTTGGCGGGCAACCGCCACCGCCGCCGATCCCGGCACCGTCGGTTATCACCTCTCGGCGCTTTATTCGCCGATCGGCTGGCTGAGCTGGGAGCGGATCGTGCGGGCATGGGAGGCGGCACAGGGCTCGGACGAGGCTATCCGGGCGTTCAAGAACACGATCCTTGGCGAGACATGGGTGGAATCTGGCGAAGCACCGGACTGGACCCGGCTTTATGATCGGCGCGAGGCGTGGAAGCCGGGGATCGTTCCGCAGGGCGGGCTGTTCCTGACCGCCGGGGCCGATGTGCAGAAGGACCGGATCGAGGTTGATGTCTGGGCCTGGGGTCGGGGTGGGACAAGTTGGTTGGTTGATCACATTGTCATCGACGGCGGCCCGGACCATCAGGGCGCATGGGCAGAGCTGACAAAGCTTCTGGACCGGACATGGAGCCATGAAAACGGTGCGCAGCTCCGGCTGGCCAAGCTCGCCGTCGATACCGGTTATGAAGCTCCAGCCGTTTATGCCTGGTCGCGGCGGCAGGGGGTGGCACAAGTCGCCCCGGTCAAGGGCGTCGAAGGATTCAACCGTTCCAGCCCGGTGTCGGGCCCAACCTATGTCGATGTAACGGACGCTGGCAAGCGGCTGCGCCGGGGCGCGCGGCTCTGGACGGTGGCGGTCTCCACCTTCAAGGCGGAGACCTACCGCCACCTCGGCCTGCCGCGCCCGACGCGGGAGGAGTTGGCAACGGGTGTGCAGCATCCGCCCGGCACCGTGCATTTGCCGGACTGGGTCGAAAGCGAATGGCTGAAGCAGCTGGTGGCCGAGGAATTGGTCACCGTCCGCACCAAGCGCGGCTTTGCCCGGCTTGAATGGCAAAAGCTGCGCGAGCGCAACGAGGCTCTGGACTGCCGGGTCTACGCTCGCGCGGCCGCCTGGATCGTCGGGGCTGATCGTTGGTCCGAGGCGCGTTGGGTGGATCTGGAGGCGCAGGTGGCAGGGGATGGCAAGAATGAAGGGAGTCAAGAAAAGGCCGCCGCCGGATCCATTCGAGCGGTGCGCAGCCCCGCACGGCGCAGAACAGTGGCTTCAAACTACATGAGGTAA
- a CDS encoding DUF3489 domain-containing protein, translated as MTQIQLSDAQSIILSTACARATGLIFPVTSSLKGGAVGNVCKSLLKRGLIEEISAADPDTVWRHDDAGPLTLRATQLAHSALGLGDADHDVPAPRQDLTLPTQRKGTKQEALIAMLRADGGATIREIVAATNWEPHTVRGSMSGVLKKKLGLTITSEKVDGRGRCYKIS; from the coding sequence ATGACCCAGATTCAGTTGTCAGATGCCCAATCCATCATCCTGTCCACCGCCTGCGCCCGTGCAACCGGTCTGATCTTTCCCGTCACTTCCAGCCTCAAGGGTGGCGCTGTGGGAAATGTCTGCAAAAGCCTTCTGAAGCGCGGGTTGATCGAGGAAATCTCCGCCGCTGATCCCGACACGGTCTGGCGGCATGACGACGCGGGCCCCCTGACCCTGCGCGCCACGCAATTGGCCCATTCGGCGCTCGGGCTTGGCGACGCTGACCATGATGTGCCCGCCCCGCGACAAGACCTGACACTTCCGACTCAGCGCAAGGGCACGAAACAGGAGGCGCTGATCGCGATGCTGCGCGCCGACGGCGGCGCGACCATCCGCGAGATCGTGGCAGCCACTAATTGGGAGCCTCACACTGTGCGTGGATCGATGTCCGGGGTCCTGAAGAAGAAGCTCGGCCTGACCATCACTTCAGAAAAAGTCGACGGTCGGGGTCGGTGCTACAAGATTTCTTGA
- a CDS encoding ParB N-terminal domain-containing protein: MTLSFAPERIEQWPLARLQPYARNAKTHGADQVAKIAASMAEFGWTVPCLVAEDGELIAGHGRVLAATQLGLTEAPVIVLGHLTEAQRRAYRIADNKLTELGTWDEALLSAELNDLLAEDFDLSLVGFSDGELDKLLAYVPEGEGEEGGGANVPPVVIPEPPRNLASRTGDLWILGDHRLLCGDSTSATDVRRLMNGERAILFATDPPYLVDYDGSNHPTRNKDWSQSYGVTWDDSSQGAELYDGFIAAAVAEAITEDAAWYCWHASRRQAMLEACWEKVGAFVHQQIIWVKDRGVLTRSHYLWKHEPCFMGWIRGNRPPKVAEETLASTWALPSFAKVDRPDHPTPKPLDAFGIPMRQHVARGGLCYEPFCGSGSQIMAGEANGRRVFAMEISPAYIDVAVERWQADTGRDAILEGDGRTFGQVRTERLGDNADTPADAPDKDADPEPARKPKSAA, from the coding sequence ATGACCCTCAGCTTCGCCCCGGAGCGCATCGAGCAATGGCCGCTCGCGCGTTTGCAGCCCTATGCCCGAAATGCCAAGACGCATGGCGCGGATCAGGTTGCAAAGATCGCCGCCAGCATGGCCGAGTTCGGCTGGACGGTGCCCTGCCTCGTGGCAGAAGACGGCGAATTGATCGCGGGGCATGGCCGGGTGCTGGCTGCCACGCAACTCGGGTTGACCGAAGCGCCGGTGATCGTGCTCGGCCATCTGACCGAAGCGCAGCGGCGGGCTTACCGGATCGCGGACAACAAGTTGACCGAACTCGGCACTTGGGACGAGGCGCTGTTGTCTGCCGAACTCAACGACCTGCTGGCCGAGGATTTCGACCTGTCGCTGGTCGGGTTTTCCGATGGCGAGCTGGACAAGCTGCTGGCCTACGTGCCCGAGGGCGAAGGCGAAGAAGGCGGCGGTGCCAATGTGCCGCCGGTCGTGATCCCGGAACCGCCGCGCAACCTGGCCTCGCGCACCGGCGATCTGTGGATCCTCGGCGACCATCGGCTTCTATGCGGTGACAGCACCAGCGCCACGGATGTGCGCCGCCTGATGAATGGCGAACGCGCGATCCTGTTTGCGACAGACCCGCCTTACCTCGTCGATTACGACGGCTCGAACCATCCGACGCGCAACAAGGACTGGTCGCAATCCTATGGTGTGACTTGGGACGACAGCAGCCAAGGTGCCGAACTTTACGATGGCTTCATCGCCGCTGCTGTTGCCGAGGCGATCACCGAGGATGCGGCCTGGTATTGCTGGCACGCCTCGCGTCGGCAGGCGATGCTGGAGGCCTGCTGGGAAAAGGTCGGGGCCTTCGTTCACCAGCAGATCATCTGGGTAAAGGACCGCGGTGTTCTCACCCGGTCGCATTACCTCTGGAAACATGAGCCCTGTTTCATGGGCTGGATCAGGGGCAATCGCCCGCCGAAGGTGGCCGAGGAAACCCTCGCATCCACTTGGGCTTTGCCCAGTTTCGCCAAGGTTGACCGGCCCGATCATCCCACGCCAAAGCCGCTGGACGCCTTTGGCATCCCGATGCGCCAGCATGTGGCGCGGGGTGGACTTTGCTACGAGCCGTTCTGCGGCTCCGGCTCGCAGATCATGGCGGGCGAAGCCAACGGGCGACGGGTCTTCGCGATGGAAATCAGCCCGGCCTACATCGATGTCGCCGTCGAACGCTGGCAGGCCGACACCGGCCGCGATGCGATCCTCGAGGGAGATGGCCGAACGTTTGGGCAGGTGCGGACCGAGCGGCTGGGCGATAATGCTGACACCCCCGCCGATGCACCCGACAAAGACGCCGATCCAGAACCCGCCCGCAAACCCAAATCCGCAGCGTGA
- a CDS encoding Fic family protein, whose translation MPTPEQTRLGTHIETVAGGEKVRAYVPAPLPPVPPLDLAPILRLYDRATAAVGRLDGVTTILPSTPMFLFMYVRKEALLSSQIEGTQSSLSDLLLFESDEIPQVAIDDVTEVSNYVAAIEHGVRRMRGGFPLSLRLIREMHDILLKSGRGASKQPGEFRRSQNWIGGTRPGNALFVPPPPDRLPDCLDAFERFLHSDDPGMPPLIRAGLAHVQFETIHPFLDGNGRLGRLLITLILCEAGVLREPILYLSLFLKSRRDDYYRLLQEVRQAGAWEAWMEFFLTGVAETAEQAADTARELFALFDADRQKINRLGRAAPSALRVHDLLQSRPILTTQSASKALEMSFPTVGAALDHLREAGIVRETTGRQRGRIFAYSAYLTLLDKGTEPLPS comes from the coding sequence ATGCCAACACCGGAACAGACCCGCCTCGGCACGCATATCGAGACTGTCGCTGGGGGTGAGAAGGTTCGGGCGTATGTTCCGGCACCTTTACCGCCCGTGCCGCCGCTCGACCTCGCGCCGATCCTCAGGCTCTACGACCGGGCAACGGCAGCCGTGGGACGGCTGGATGGCGTGACCACGATCCTGCCGTCCACACCAATGTTCCTGTTCATGTATGTCCGCAAGGAGGCGCTGCTGTCATCGCAGATCGAAGGCACGCAGTCGTCGTTGTCGGACCTGCTGTTGTTCGAAAGCGACGAAATCCCGCAAGTCGCCATCGACGATGTGACCGAGGTTTCGAACTATGTCGCCGCCATCGAGCATGGTGTCCGGCGCATGCGCGGCGGGTTTCCCCTGTCGCTCAGGCTGATCCGCGAGATGCACGATATCCTGCTGAAATCCGGTCGCGGCGCTTCAAAGCAACCCGGTGAGTTCCGGCGGTCACAGAACTGGATCGGTGGCACGCGTCCCGGCAATGCCCTGTTCGTGCCGCCGCCGCCCGACCGGCTGCCGGACTGTCTCGACGCTTTCGAACGTTTTTTGCACAGCGACGACCCGGGCATGCCGCCGCTGATCAGGGCGGGGCTGGCCCATGTGCAGTTCGAGACGATCCACCCGTTTCTGGATGGTAATGGTCGGCTTGGTCGGTTGCTGATCACGCTGATCTTGTGCGAGGCTGGCGTGCTGCGCGAGCCGATCCTCTATCTCAGCCTGTTCCTGAAATCGCGGCGGGATGATTACTACCGGCTGTTGCAGGAGGTTCGGCAGGCGGGGGCATGGGAAGCGTGGATGGAATTCTTCCTGACCGGCGTGGCCGAAACCGCCGAGCAGGCTGCCGACACCGCAAGGGAACTCTTCGCCCTCTTCGATGCCGACCGCCAGAAGATCAACCGCCTTGGCCGGGCCGCCCCTTCCGCGTTGCGCGTCCATGACCTGCTGCAAAGCCGCCCGATCCTGACGACCCAGTCGGCGTCAAAGGCGTTGGAAATGTCGTTTCCGACGGTCGGGGCGGCTCTCGATCACCTGCGGGAGGCCGGGATCGTACGCGAAACCACGGGCAGGCAACGGGGCCGCATCTTCGCCTACTCCGCCTATCTGACCCTGCTGGACAAGGGCACCGAACCGCTGCCTTCTTGA
- a CDS encoding DUF6362 family protein: MADWTRAMVADRLELAADVMRAMPPVRPQGYVSAWPEYLSSFADKVGQEPRMRKPLPSPRMITEADETLLWLRWLEPGDARLLWLRANRKPWKLVCWEIGISRATANRRWQYGIAVIVWRLNGRQLSARRSINHVIRQAREV, translated from the coding sequence ATGGCTGACTGGACCCGCGCCATGGTTGCGGACCGGCTGGAGCTTGCGGCAGACGTCATGCGTGCGATGCCACCGGTGCGCCCGCAGGGCTATGTCAGCGCCTGGCCTGAATACCTCTCCAGCTTCGCCGACAAGGTGGGTCAGGAGCCGCGCATGCGTAAACCGTTGCCATCACCGCGAATGATCACCGAGGCTGACGAGACGCTCCTGTGGCTGCGCTGGCTGGAGCCTGGCGACGCCCGGCTTCTGTGGCTGCGCGCCAACCGCAAGCCGTGGAAGCTGGTCTGCTGGGAGATCGGCATCAGCCGTGCCACTGCAAACCGGCGCTGGCAATACGGCATCGCAGTCATCGTCTGGCGGCTGAACGGAAGGCAATTGTCAGCGAGGAGGTCGATAAACCACGTGATCCGGCAGGCGCGGGAAGTTTGA